From Rutidosis leptorrhynchoides isolate AG116_Rl617_1_P2 chromosome 3, CSIRO_AGI_Rlap_v1, whole genome shotgun sequence, a single genomic window includes:
- the LOC139902875 gene encoding probable linoleate 9S-lipoxygenase 5 isoform X2 → MVSAIDESRMVKGRVVLNKKNTLDVNDVGESLFDRVYELFGQNVSFQLISTVQPDNESSGILKGKLGKPAILKKWITTISNPLTIKDFTYEISFDWNEEIGLPGAFLVKNDHHSEFFLKTLTLDNVPGHGQVHFVCNSWVYPSKRYTNDRVFFANKAYLPGETPELLRPYRVEELAILRGNGSGELQEWDRVYDYALYNDLGNPDDVDDARPVLGGSSMYPYPRRGRTGRPPTKADPETESRIPLLESLSIYVPRDERFGHVKLSDFLAYGIRSIEQFLVSEAQGLTDTTPTEFDTFEDVLKTYEGGIKIPDSPLLEKIRKNIPFELLKVVSETDGAGLAKFPMPQVIEADKSAWRTDAEFAREMLAGVNPVSIRLLKEFPPTSKLDVAVYGNQNSSITSSHIENKLDGLEIEEALKSNRLFILDHHDSLMPYVRRINATSTKIYATRTLLFLQQDGTLNTLAIELSLPNPEGDQFGAISKVYTPAEDGVEGSIWQLAKAYVAVNDSGVHQLISHWLNTHAVIEPFVIATHRQLSVLHPIHKLLQPHFRDTMNINALARQILINGGGILEETVFPGKYAMEMSSFIYKDWVFTDQALPVDLVKRGMAIEDSSSPNGLRLVIEDYPYAVDGLDIWLAIKTWVEEYCTFYYTSDETVQNDTELQSWWTELREVGHGDKKDETWWPKMHTCQELIYSCTTIIWVASALHAAVNFGQYTYAGYLPNRPTLSRQFMPEPNTPEYEELKENPDNVFLKTITAQLQALIGVSLIEILSRHASDELYLGQRECPEWTMDSEPLMAFEKFGNTLRDIEGRIVQRNTDESLKNRVGKVEVPYTLLYPSSNEGLTGMGIPNSVSM, encoded by the exons ATGGTTTCTGCAATAGACGAGTCACGAATGGTGAAAGGGAGAGTGGTGTTGAATAAGAAAAACACGTTGGATGTTAATGACGTTGGCGAATCGCTTTTTGATCGAGTATACGAGTTGTTTGGCCAAAATGTTTCTTTTCAACTTATTAGCACGGTTCAACCTGATAACGAATCCTCGG GTATATTAAAAGGAAAGCTGGGAAAACCAGCAATCTTAAAAAAGTGGATTACTACAATAAGTAACCCTCTTACAATCAAGGACTTCACATATGAAATTAGTTTTGATTGGAATGAAGAAATTGGACTTCCAGGAGCTTTTTTGGTCAAAAATGATCACCATAGTGAATTCTTTCTCAAGACACTCACCCTCGACAACGTTCCCGGTCATGGTCAAGTCCATTTTGTCTGTAACTCATGGGTTTATCCTTCAAAACGTTACACGAATGACCGTGTTTTCTTCGCAAATAAG GCTTATTTACCTGGTGAGACGCCTGAGTTACTACGTCCGTATAGAGTAGAAGAATTGGCTATTTTGAGAGGTAATGGCTCTGGGGAGCTTCAAGAATGGGACAGGGTCTACGATTATGCGCTTTACAACGATTTGGGAAATCCTGATGACGTGGACGATGCACGACCAGTTCTTGGAGGGTCTTCTATGTACCCGTATCCACGTAGAGGAAGAACAGGCAGACCACCAACCAAAGCAG ATCCTGAAACTGAGAGCAGAATTCCACTTTTGGAGAGCTTAAGCATATACGTTCCAAGAGATGAACGATTTGGACACGTGAAGCTCTCTGATTTTCTTGCTTATGGAATAAGATCAATTGAACAATTTCTTGTTTCAGAAGCTCAGGGTCTAACTGACACCACTCCTACTGAATTTGATACTTTCGAAGATGTGTTGAAAACGTACGAAGGAGGAATCAAGATACCTGATAGTCCGTTACTTGAAAAAATTCGAAAGAATATTCCTTTTGAGTTGTTGAAAGTAGTTTCTGAAACAGATGGTGCTGGACTTGCCAAGTTCCCCATGCCACAAGTTATTGAAG CGGATAAATCTGCATGGAGGACTGATGCTGAATTTGCAAGAGAAATGTTAGCCGGTGTTAACCCTGTTAGCATTCGTCTACTGAAG GAGTTTCCGCCAACAAGCAAACTAGACGTAGCAGTCTACGGTAACCAAAACAGTTCTATAACATCATCCCACATTGAGAATAAACTTGATGGTTTAGAGATAGAAGAG GCATTGAAGTCAAACAGACTATTCATATTGGATCACCATGATTCACTAATGCCATATGTGAGGCGAATAAACGCAACATCCACCAAGATTTACGCCACACGAACATTGCTATTTTTGCAACAAGATGGAACACTAAATACATTAGCAATTGAGTTAAGTTTACCTAATCCAGAAGGTGATCAATTTGGTGCTATAAGTAAAGTTTACACCCCAGCTGAAGATGGAGTCGAGGGGTCGATTTGGCAGTTAGCGAAAGCGTATGTAGCAGTGAACGACAGTGGGGTCCATCAACTGATAAGTCACTGGTTGAATACACATGCTGTTATTGAGCCATTTGTGATTGCCACACATAGGCAATTGAGTGTGCTTCATCCGATCCACAAACTACTTCAACCTCATTTTCGTGATACAATGAACATTAATGCTTTAGCTAGACAAATCTTGATCAATGGCGGAGGTATTCTTGAGGAAACCGTCTTCCCGGGGAAATATGCCATGGAAATGTCGTCGTTCATATACAAAGATTGGGTGTTCACTGATCAAGCACTCCCCGTTGATCTTGTCAAAAG GGGAATGGCAATTGAGGATTCGAGTTCTCCCAATGGGCTTCGTTTGGTGATTGAGGATTACCCATACGCAGTCGATGGTCTCGATATTTGGTTAGCTATCAAGACATGGGTTGAGGAATATTGTACCTTCTACTACACGAGCGATGAAACGGTTCAAAATGACACCGAACTCCAATCATGGTGGACGGAACTTCGAGAAGTGGGCCATGGTGACAAGAAAGACGAAACATGGTGGCCAAAAATGCATACTTGTCAAGAATTAATATATTCTTGCACTACAATCATATGGGTGGCTTCTGCACTTCATGCAGCCGTCAACTTTGGTCAATACACTTATGCTGGTTATCTTCCTAATCGTCCAACTCTAAGTCGACAATTTATGCCTGAACCAAACACTCCAGAGTACGAAGAACTTAAAGAGAATCCCGATAACGTTTTCTTGAAAACAATTACGGCTCAACTTCAAGCGCTTATTGGAGTGTCTTTGATTGAGATATTGTCAAGACATGCATCCGATGAGCTTTACCTTGGGCAACGTGAGTGCCCCGAGTGGACAATGGATTCGGAACCATTAATGGCGTTTGAGAAATTTGGCAATACGCTTAGGGACATTGAAGGTAGAATAGTACAAAGGAACACTGATGAAAGTTTAAAAAATAGGGTTGGAAAGGTTGAAGTACCTTATACACTTTTGTACCCATCCAGCAATGAAGGACTTACAGGAATGGGAATACCAAATAGTGTGTCAATGTGA
- the LOC139902875 gene encoding probable linoleate 9S-lipoxygenase 5 isoform X1: MVSAIDESRMVKGRVVLNKKNTLDVNDVGESLFDRVYELFGQNVSFQLISTVQPDNESSEGILKGKLGKPAILKKWITTISNPLTIKDFTYEISFDWNEEIGLPGAFLVKNDHHSEFFLKTLTLDNVPGHGQVHFVCNSWVYPSKRYTNDRVFFANKAYLPGETPELLRPYRVEELAILRGNGSGELQEWDRVYDYALYNDLGNPDDVDDARPVLGGSSMYPYPRRGRTGRPPTKADPETESRIPLLESLSIYVPRDERFGHVKLSDFLAYGIRSIEQFLVSEAQGLTDTTPTEFDTFEDVLKTYEGGIKIPDSPLLEKIRKNIPFELLKVVSETDGAGLAKFPMPQVIEADKSAWRTDAEFAREMLAGVNPVSIRLLKEFPPTSKLDVAVYGNQNSSITSSHIENKLDGLEIEEALKSNRLFILDHHDSLMPYVRRINATSTKIYATRTLLFLQQDGTLNTLAIELSLPNPEGDQFGAISKVYTPAEDGVEGSIWQLAKAYVAVNDSGVHQLISHWLNTHAVIEPFVIATHRQLSVLHPIHKLLQPHFRDTMNINALARQILINGGGILEETVFPGKYAMEMSSFIYKDWVFTDQALPVDLVKRGMAIEDSSSPNGLRLVIEDYPYAVDGLDIWLAIKTWVEEYCTFYYTSDETVQNDTELQSWWTELREVGHGDKKDETWWPKMHTCQELIYSCTTIIWVASALHAAVNFGQYTYAGYLPNRPTLSRQFMPEPNTPEYEELKENPDNVFLKTITAQLQALIGVSLIEILSRHASDELYLGQRECPEWTMDSEPLMAFEKFGNTLRDIEGRIVQRNTDESLKNRVGKVEVPYTLLYPSSNEGLTGMGIPNSVSM; the protein is encoded by the exons ATGGTTTCTGCAATAGACGAGTCACGAATGGTGAAAGGGAGAGTGGTGTTGAATAAGAAAAACACGTTGGATGTTAATGACGTTGGCGAATCGCTTTTTGATCGAGTATACGAGTTGTTTGGCCAAAATGTTTCTTTTCAACTTATTAGCACGGTTCAACCTGATAACGAATCCTCGG AAGGTATATTAAAAGGAAAGCTGGGAAAACCAGCAATCTTAAAAAAGTGGATTACTACAATAAGTAACCCTCTTACAATCAAGGACTTCACATATGAAATTAGTTTTGATTGGAATGAAGAAATTGGACTTCCAGGAGCTTTTTTGGTCAAAAATGATCACCATAGTGAATTCTTTCTCAAGACACTCACCCTCGACAACGTTCCCGGTCATGGTCAAGTCCATTTTGTCTGTAACTCATGGGTTTATCCTTCAAAACGTTACACGAATGACCGTGTTTTCTTCGCAAATAAG GCTTATTTACCTGGTGAGACGCCTGAGTTACTACGTCCGTATAGAGTAGAAGAATTGGCTATTTTGAGAGGTAATGGCTCTGGGGAGCTTCAAGAATGGGACAGGGTCTACGATTATGCGCTTTACAACGATTTGGGAAATCCTGATGACGTGGACGATGCACGACCAGTTCTTGGAGGGTCTTCTATGTACCCGTATCCACGTAGAGGAAGAACAGGCAGACCACCAACCAAAGCAG ATCCTGAAACTGAGAGCAGAATTCCACTTTTGGAGAGCTTAAGCATATACGTTCCAAGAGATGAACGATTTGGACACGTGAAGCTCTCTGATTTTCTTGCTTATGGAATAAGATCAATTGAACAATTTCTTGTTTCAGAAGCTCAGGGTCTAACTGACACCACTCCTACTGAATTTGATACTTTCGAAGATGTGTTGAAAACGTACGAAGGAGGAATCAAGATACCTGATAGTCCGTTACTTGAAAAAATTCGAAAGAATATTCCTTTTGAGTTGTTGAAAGTAGTTTCTGAAACAGATGGTGCTGGACTTGCCAAGTTCCCCATGCCACAAGTTATTGAAG CGGATAAATCTGCATGGAGGACTGATGCTGAATTTGCAAGAGAAATGTTAGCCGGTGTTAACCCTGTTAGCATTCGTCTACTGAAG GAGTTTCCGCCAACAAGCAAACTAGACGTAGCAGTCTACGGTAACCAAAACAGTTCTATAACATCATCCCACATTGAGAATAAACTTGATGGTTTAGAGATAGAAGAG GCATTGAAGTCAAACAGACTATTCATATTGGATCACCATGATTCACTAATGCCATATGTGAGGCGAATAAACGCAACATCCACCAAGATTTACGCCACACGAACATTGCTATTTTTGCAACAAGATGGAACACTAAATACATTAGCAATTGAGTTAAGTTTACCTAATCCAGAAGGTGATCAATTTGGTGCTATAAGTAAAGTTTACACCCCAGCTGAAGATGGAGTCGAGGGGTCGATTTGGCAGTTAGCGAAAGCGTATGTAGCAGTGAACGACAGTGGGGTCCATCAACTGATAAGTCACTGGTTGAATACACATGCTGTTATTGAGCCATTTGTGATTGCCACACATAGGCAATTGAGTGTGCTTCATCCGATCCACAAACTACTTCAACCTCATTTTCGTGATACAATGAACATTAATGCTTTAGCTAGACAAATCTTGATCAATGGCGGAGGTATTCTTGAGGAAACCGTCTTCCCGGGGAAATATGCCATGGAAATGTCGTCGTTCATATACAAAGATTGGGTGTTCACTGATCAAGCACTCCCCGTTGATCTTGTCAAAAG GGGAATGGCAATTGAGGATTCGAGTTCTCCCAATGGGCTTCGTTTGGTGATTGAGGATTACCCATACGCAGTCGATGGTCTCGATATTTGGTTAGCTATCAAGACATGGGTTGAGGAATATTGTACCTTCTACTACACGAGCGATGAAACGGTTCAAAATGACACCGAACTCCAATCATGGTGGACGGAACTTCGAGAAGTGGGCCATGGTGACAAGAAAGACGAAACATGGTGGCCAAAAATGCATACTTGTCAAGAATTAATATATTCTTGCACTACAATCATATGGGTGGCTTCTGCACTTCATGCAGCCGTCAACTTTGGTCAATACACTTATGCTGGTTATCTTCCTAATCGTCCAACTCTAAGTCGACAATTTATGCCTGAACCAAACACTCCAGAGTACGAAGAACTTAAAGAGAATCCCGATAACGTTTTCTTGAAAACAATTACGGCTCAACTTCAAGCGCTTATTGGAGTGTCTTTGATTGAGATATTGTCAAGACATGCATCCGATGAGCTTTACCTTGGGCAACGTGAGTGCCCCGAGTGGACAATGGATTCGGAACCATTAATGGCGTTTGAGAAATTTGGCAATACGCTTAGGGACATTGAAGGTAGAATAGTACAAAGGAACACTGATGAAAGTTTAAAAAATAGGGTTGGAAAGGTTGAAGTACCTTATACACTTTTGTACCCATCCAGCAATGAAGGACTTACAGGAATGGGAATACCAAATAGTGTGTCAATGTGA